The DNA segment attgaattagctactgtgatttaccttctcagtgtcatcgaacttctggaatgcaggaagttttcaccccaacttggagtaattctctaatagttttagtcgcctctaggattgtatcgtcttctccatcaacccggtcgcctactccactgagtagcaaaggtacagcaccgcgtactgcctacttcgttccttggtcgtgcactcttgcatgacctgaagtccttcactttcggctatcttgatgagaagcttgttgacaccggtcttacgaagttccttggcctctgcccttcagccttgtctcggtacttagagtttgcctctgcatgctccacctcctcgacccctttcacgaccaagcgctctcactccatgagagcaagggatcaataactttcacggaagtcccgcctttgcgggaccatggcactgccatgcccatggccctactatccgttgcctcgcatctgcatcccttttcttcacgatcagtagatgtctctgtggcactcctccgagtccacctccattctaactgatgcttgattttgggtaactaagtccctctggactcgttgtcgcttcctcgcccctttcgaccccctgcttcaacacctctaagttctccaagcagctccctttggtcgatggaaagactacaactctcatgcatggcatctgccatcatgttgtagggtttgtacCAATTCTGTCctccttagcttctttggtagcaacgttcgctaactcgaccttgtcctctgacttgccgggctcccttaagcgaatatgggctctggagcagtccaactctccagctgcttcgatcatacctatgcatgatcaagtccctcccatgggactcactggtacttgcattcgaacatttcccttggtggaacacaacccctatatgctgatgaccaaggctttcaaccGATGCAaaatcgatgcacgcacggaaaacatctctattgcattccgatccttgtgggatgaactcgaattgtgatccctccatgtatggcctctgccaatacatcgcagggtctcttccaccttcgattttgttggctcctttggcaatcgaccattATCCACCcgttcttgggtcacacctagatgaagcatcgctctaggacagtccgtcgcctagtagctctcgaagtccaccgacttcgctgaaaatggtgcaccattgtctggatcctaggcatcTGCCCCtatcagcacaatctccactgcgcaccgcttccttcatggcaacttgaatggcaacactgtggcgtattcttcaagagtacccgcttcCGCATCCTCTTGTCTCGTGCTAAGgcattctaaacccaacttcgcctccgcaagttgagtcgccttagttcctctatcaaatgcttctccgagataaggtgcacgtgcccagaagctcccttcgtctttggcaccatgcaagatgagtctgctccgtcaaaatgaaggacccatggaacaacatgatcctactcttgcctctgcaagagttcatgtccttgacctctgtccaaggaaagtattgtgcctccgctccatgttccatcgtctatgctggctcccttcatgcggcttgggtacttcgccaaattacacccaagttgctccgctcctcatttttgcattgagttgatggtggccctcgcgcccaccattccacaggtcagccctcctTTGAGTCTAatatccatatcgactctaagtgtgccttcatttgtattgctctggatcgctcccccacttgatctcgcaatgcatccaccaatgcattctctcaagcgagatcatgtgacgactcctcgtcgctcgctcggtccattgagcttcatggagttgttgtttttgagatactcctcctcaacatgtgtagtctgttgcatatgattctccctctggagaatcgagacctatccctcttggatatctgtcctattggagtaacatctctctacgcttctttctctttgaaagttctggagaccaccatccccttggactactccgatttgctgaacaaactgtcaattgttctacctcctacaaacgcacttactagattgcgaccctacgtcaatacagcccccgctgcaccactcaaggcctagcaacatgctgaacttgctacacacttcagcctcctacggacgtatccttcacatgccgaagagaaagtttcaatgctccatggcgctgagtttcggtcgccttgggatagccgcgaacattccattgtcCACGTACaatcccatgcatgagtaccgaattcttcgagttagcaattcccctaatCTCTGTGAGCTTTCCACAACTCTTttagtcgctgagcaactcattccaccttgcatggtctcatcctttaccaagcaccttgtttgccttgagcaccatcaagtatagctgtcgacgtcgagccgtagctcgaactcagccatcccaacctttgtgcgctccgcattctaccAAGTTTGCTTGTTCTcttggtgcctcttgcgcaaagggttgaccattcctctgaatggcaatctcagatgcccgctcctccgagcaactcattttccctacatctccatgctcgttttcccccaaacggtcgcgcgtgtgctgactgccctcaacacagccctgCTAGgtaccccacatttgcatgccaagtgtttctatgagtgcttgtcccgctctgataccatccgtcacgaacttagctagctttacctaagtcgtgcagcacccttacgtgtccgtccgcaaaggtcagtctccccgaaacctcccatggtcccttaggaccaacaagagagaaaacgggttagagaaagcgcctcactcgggatacacaagcaaacattccaggaaacacttcatagacaatgcaaattataaacacatgacacaacctttatttacaagcctaagaaagccaccaaacccaactaaaatggggctgttaagccttcaaccgttcctctacatgctgtgcaaagcatgaacaaatagaaagacacggacatacacaagtattacatcaaacatcctgtttaaaacTTTGTCCGTGATAGCACGTCAGCAGATATTTCATTGCTTGCCCGATTGATTAGTGGATAATTAGAACTAAGCATTGCAAGAAAGTATAATGTAGATCAGGAAAGTACATCAACTCACCCCAaagactttttaaatcactgtgttgCATTGCAAAAAACAACATAGTAAATAGATAAGCAGATATTTCATTGCTTGTCCGATTGATTAGCGGATAATTAGAACTAAGCATTGCAAGAAAGTATACTGTAGATCAGGAAGGAAAGTACATCAAACTCACCCCAAAGACCACTCTTCTCATTGGATGGGAGTGCTTCAGCTGAAAATTGATAGTGCATGTCATAGCAACAATACACACAGCATCTACTATTAATACTTCTCCAGGAGCAAGAATTTTCTGCACGActagcgaagaaagaaagaaaaccaaaGAGCTTAAAAAATTAATAGGCAGTCACCAAAATGATAGTTCTGTTATAATTTTAGGCATGGTTGACATGGCTGCTCAAGTAATAATAAAATTGAATATAGATAGTTATTGTGCAACAACAAGAATCTGCATGATGCTACAATTACTCTCTCTATCACACCACTCATATGTCAATGGCAGAACTTTCGCAATACCTCATGATACATTCCTATATGTAAATGACAAATTGACAATGATGATTATGATTAACTGATCACGTCTTGCATATTTTTGGTCATAAAACAATTATCTCCAATGTGCTTCTAGTGATAATTCCCTTCATTACTTTGGCATTTTATGGAACATATTCTGTTAAATAAGATGGACAAATAAAGTTGTGAATGTAGGCTTACAACAAACCGGTGATCATTGTTGTGTTATTTTGATGCTATTATGAAATAAAAAGTCagtagaagaaaaaagaaaagcgaATCCCAGAGAACATGACTTTTTAATGAAGACAATAAACCACAAGAAAAATAAACTGCAAAAGGCACACATACCAGATCCACATCCCACAAGAAATGCAAGACCCTGGCCTACTAGCTTCTGTTTCAGGATCACCTGCAacagattgaaaaaaaaaagacaattacTGAGATATAAAATCAAAGTGGTTACTGCATAAAATATAATGCCAATCCAGAGTTCAGGTACCAGAGACAGCTCCTAAAAGGAGACTTTACCTCTGCACCAACCTCAAAGTTGCGGGGTCTTTGATCAACATTACTGATAGTTCTAACATCATTGACAGAGCAAAGAAATGCATCTGGCTACAAAAGGCAATTGTGAAAACCATCAGATACTTCATGGTTATACAGGTGCAAACAAAAGCAAGTGGTTTTTTTTTCCCGTGTTAAGTAATACTTGAATTGGCTCAGATTTTGGACCAGTAAACTCATCAATCTTGACCAATATAACATCTGCAATTGTCTCGGGGTTCAACTCTGAACCTTGCATTAACATGTCCAGTTAATGTATTCCTATTTCCTACTTTAGTTTTTAGTATCCATACTTACTGACCTCATCCAGCATGTTTCCATACTCAAATATGTAATGCAAAATAAACCATCTCTTACTAGTGACAAAAAATTAAATACTGAAAAAATACATTACATTAATATGGTTGAAAAAAAATCTGGCATAATTGAAGTAATTCAGAGATTGACTAGCTGATATATTCCAGCCTGATTTTTAAAAGTTCCAACCAACCATAAAATGTTGCTTCTTCTAGAATCAAACACACAGgaaccaaataaaaaaaaacttttctgTACAAAGTAAAAAAAGGGAGACAATAAACAAGAATTTTGTAGTTGACTATAAATTTGTTTAACAAAGGATGAAGACATATGATGATTGGTCATGCAAAATGTATTATGGATGTATGGCGGTACAGTCCACTGGAACCCATAGCATGTGATACACCAAAATGAAAGCTTCGTAATGCATGAAGAATTTTGTATGAAAATATATAGAAACAGTAGCAGTAGAAGAAGGGCAGAGCAAGGGAAAAACTAAAACAGCAGAAGTGAAGATAAGCACCATGCAGAAAAATGCAGCAGGAGAACAAACTCTtgatcaacttataagaaaatgaGCAAACATAAGAAACCTACTTATAAAGTTAACATAGGTTACAGAAATATGATTTTGTTCAAGAATAGAAGAAATATGTCAAGATACATAGTTGATTTATATGCAATAATCGACTGGTATCATTTCTTGCCAAAACAATGAATTGACAGAGAGGTCAATTTATCAGTAATTATGAAAACAGCACCAAGGACATGAATGAACAAAAACCAAGTTCTCAAAGCAACTGAGATTGTGAATAAGTGCTACCTGACAAAGAATCTCACCACCAAAATTTGCCAAGTCAATCTGTTAGGAAAACTGAAGCAGTtagaagagaaaattgctagaagTAGAATCAAGAATAGAATGCAGAAAATGAATAAGCCTACTAGTAATTTAGATTACAAAAATTGAACTAATGATCTATAGGGACAAACAATTGCTAGTGCTGAAAGAATCCTACATATATTGCACGAGGTTAAAAATAATTAAGTGGATTAAGCAAtcctaatttagaaaaaaaaaaaaacatggccAATGCACCTATCAAATTGATTAATAACCTAGTTAACTACTTGGGTTAACAAGAAAAGTGTGCGATAGCAATTTTGAAATACAAGATTATCATGGTTAAAACGTACAATGGCAAAGATGTAGGCTTTGTGTTCACATGTCAGCATGAACAACACAAGATGCTAATCAGCAAAAGACTAGCATAAGCATGGAACAGAAAATGCCAATCCCTTGTCCAAATGTAAAATTATAGTGTGAAGAAGCTGATTTAATAATTTAGTTTGATTATGATGCAGCTTTTGATGTACCAACCGGAAGTATCCTTGCAGGAGATGGTGCTGCAATTCCAACAAATCCATCTTCTGGACCAAGATTGCAGAGAACTATGCTTGTCACACTTCTGCCAAAAAGCCACTGCCAAAACCCCGCTTCATGTTCAGGGATGTAGTTGTTGTCCATTTGAATTGACCCAGACATGTAACACATTGCACCTAAATAATATtgcaaaaagtaaaaaaaaaaaacaaaagctaAGATATGTAAATAGCATGCAACAAAGAACATACAAATAATAAAGGTAAACTTTTCTTTATTAGAATATCATGAAAGTTAGAGAAAAAGCAATTACATCAAGTACACTGCACTACAAACAACACATATACCATTTATAATTAGCTATAAGCACAGGTTGCATCACATCAAGTAGACTAAAGATCAATGCCGGGTGGAGGTAAAAGGCCCACGAGTCCTGAAATTCTTTTCTCGGAGAAGAAGAAATGACAGTATATGAAGAATAAGCATCGCTAACTTTGTGTCAGCAACTGCAGCAAAACAGAGGATACAAGCATTATTCAGAATGATTGACCATAAAGCTTTGCGACGGTCAGGTTGCTTCTTTGCGACCTGGGAGACCAGGGTTCGAGTCATGAAAActgtctctttaaatatttaagggTAAGGCTGCAGACATTGATCCTCTCAAGAGCCCATATTGGCAGGAGCCTTGTGCACTAGGTATGTCCTTGTATCGGGCATAAAGCTTTGGCAGGTGGCTTTTCAAGTCTGCCATCAAATCTCAAGGTTCAACCCTAGACAAAAGATGGAAACTACCAAGCTAAagtttggtaggggcagagggaatTTTCCCTTAAAAGAGCAAACAACAATTGCAAACAAAAGTGAACTGTTGCAGCAAAAGGCCTGACTTTTAAATGTAATTAGACAAATATACAACATCGACCACTAAAAGCCTACAAGAATGCTAACAAACACTTACCAGGCTTTGCAATAAGCTTCTCTTGTGATTTTAACATTATCTGCAGATGGAATTGCAAAAAAATTATCAATGGGTAGAAAAGTTATGGAGAAAACTAACATACCAGAAAATCTACAATATGAAGTACCTGAACAATCTGAGACTCTCCACCCAGTATCTGAAAAGCTGTCACTGCTGATTGGGAACTCTGCAATACATAACAACATGATAAGTTAAACTAAGTTAGACAACCATAATTATCAAGTACTCTATTCCACATTAGTTTTGCTATTCTTTCAGCATGAATGACTAAATTTACCAATAAAGGATTGGAGTTCAAAGGACATTGAGCTACAGTATATGCATCAAGTCATAGCTTATATATTGAGTCATTGCAAGGACCAAAGGTCTGGAACATAGCAAACTGGAACAATTGATTGTTCTTGTCCTAATGTTCTCATAGACCCTAATCTAAGGACATCGAGCTGCAGTGTATGCATCAAGTCATAACTTATATATTGAGTCATTGCGAGGACCAAAGGTCTGGAACATAACAAACTGGAGCAACTGATTGTACTTGTCCTAATGTTCTCATAGGCCCTAATCTTAAGAAATTTCTGTTCATGCTTTCCTTTGGTTAACAGAAGAGTTTTCaaaaacttttatttttattttgttagatTATTGATGATTAAGAATCTTAAGAAAGAAAAATGGGTGGCATATGGTCAGCTTTGAAATTTTTGAATAGTTTAAATAGTTCAGAATAGAGTACCCAGCAAATACAATCGGATGTAGCTTCCATTATTGTCATTTTAAACATTTTTATCATCAAGATAACTGACTTCCGTTATGATCATCTGTGCAGTTTGACATGCAGAGGACTTATATTTGTAGACAAAGTGGCAGGGAATTATTTGATAGTGCTTTTTACAAAGCAAGAACTCAAGGATTTTCTTGCATAAATTTCCTAAAAAGGGCTTAAGTTAACAGAAACACAGGCAGCAAAGACGGAGAAGTCTTTGAAATGATTCCACAGCAAGGAAGAAGCTTTACAGAAAATAAAAACCTAAAGGAAAAATCTACTGTACTAGGACATCTCAGCTCATCCTAGATTTACTCATGAAATTCGGCAAATATTAATGTGCACAATCAAAATCACTGTTGTAGAACAAATATTAATGTGCACAATCAAAATCAATAGGTAAGATCCACCTATTAAGCTCAAACTATCAGTTTGCTTAATGCATCAGCATCTTTTTGTGGCAAAGAATAACATGACCAACTTATGGTTTGCCTATAACTAATCAACATAGTCTACAAGAAGATTCTCCATACTCTCCCGGAATTTAATACAGATCATACTGACTTGACCATTTTACTGGTTTGATATATCGCAATACATATATTGAGTGAGACACTAAGGAACAAGGATCGACACCAAAAACAGAACACTAGATTAATCAGAACACGGAAGGTGAATCTCGAGTTCATTAGCAAGCACGACTAATTTTGACTTTCCAATAAGGGAGCAATTTTCCATCCCCATTCACGCAAATAAAACCAAATACGATCAAGATCTCCAAAATTTTCAAGGCGGCGCCTCCAGATCGATGTCAGATCCCAAGAAGAAATGCGAACAGAAACCCTAATACGAACAATGAACGGAAAGTGCACAGGATGGAGGGCGGGAGGCCCACCTGGTAGACGTAGGGCTGGaaaggggaggagaagaagggagCCGCCATGGCGCTCGACCGAGAAGGAACTCAATCCAGGGACTTCAGAAAATCGCCGGAGTTCTCGTCGGAGGCCTCGAAGCCGCCATAAGAGTCATCGACCGAGATTGATCTCCACCGTTTCCTCGATGACGACGACAGCCGAAAGTCGAAACGCTCGTAGACAAGAATTGGGTCGCAGAgagaagaaaatatatattatatatataatatatatcggACGGTCGATGTGTTTTCAAGCGAAGTTATGAATGGATGCCATTTATCTAAATTAGCAAAAATCATCGAGGACGAGGACATATTCGTAATTCTGTACAAAGAGAGTGCGCGGTTCTTATCGCTGTGAGACTATCAGACACGCTTCCACGCGAAAGCTCTCCTAATACGAGTCCACGTCGACTAGATTGTCTTCGTGGCGACATATGATTTGTTATCTAACTTCCTGTCGACGTAACACATTTGGTGTCCGCAATTTGGAAGGTTTCTGGTAATACGGGAGTTCTCGCTATCCGAAATTTCGGGCGTTATAAACAACATAATGGGACATTAAGGAACCCGAAAAATAACGGGCCGGCGCCCGGATCCGCTTTTAAGCCTTTATGCTTTAACTCGACCGTCTTCCTTTCGTCGCTTCCCTGTCATCTCCTGGCCGTTCTTACAGGATATGGAGACTGCGACCCTTCAACCTCTCGCCGCCGCGCTCCCGCCATCACCCTCATTGAACCACCGCATCCTCACCGCCACCACCGTCCCCCACTTCAAGCAAATCCACGCCCAAATCCTACGCTCTGGCCTCGACATCTCCGCCCCATTCCTTTCCAGGCTTCTCGCCCTCCCCCTCGCCTCGTCGCCTTCTTCCCTCGACTACGCCCTCTCCGTCCTCCTTCACTCGCCCAGCCCCGACTTCCGCCTCGCCAACCGCGCTCTCCGCGCCCTCTCCAGTGCCACCGACCCCCGCTGGACGCTCGTCGCGTACGGCCGCCTCCGCCGAGCCGGACTCGCCCTCGACCGCTTCAGCTTTCCCACGGTGCTGCGAGCGGCGGCGAGGGTCCGGGGAGTTGCCGGCGTGGTGGCCCAAGAGGTCCATGGGCTCGCGGCCAAGACGGGGCTCGATGCGGACCCGTTCATCCAGACGGCGGTGGTGGGAGCGTACACGGCGCTCGGGCGGGCCGCGGAAGGTCGCATGGTGTTCGACCGAATGCATCATCGAGACCTCGTCGCCTGGGGCGTCATGCTCGATGGGTAGCTAACTTGACTCCTTTCTTTCTCATATACAGATTCATCAAAAGTGCAAAATATGGATAATTCCTTGCATTCTTCTTAAATAGCATTTAAAATCTTTACATGCATCGATTGCAGATAGCCCCTTTTCTTTTCTCCAAATTTCCTGGCTTAGAATTAAGGCCTGAAACAGATGCATCGTCTTCGCTTTGTAGATAAATTAATTACTGAATTGCCTCATATGCTTTCTGAAACCGACCGGCAGCTATTGTCAGAGTGGATGTTACAATGAAGCCCTGCAGCTGTTTGATGAGATGAAGAGCTCTGGTGTAATCCCCGATCGAGTGATCCTCGCTACCATCCTTTCGGCATGTGCACGGACTAGAAATTTGACATCCGGTGGGGCAGTGCACTCGTACATTGTGGAATCTAACCTCTCAATTGATGCCCATCTCCAGAGCGCGCTTATTAGCTTGTACTCCAGTTGCGGATCGATGGACACTGCTCAGAGATTGTATGATGATACGTCACCTAAGAACCTGGTGGCATCGACTGCAATGGTCTTTGGGTATGCCAAGCTTGGCAAAATTGCAGTTGCACGAAGTATCTTTGACCAGATGACTGACAAGGACCTTGTCTGTTGGAGTGCGATGATCTCAGGGT comes from the Musa acuminata AAA Group cultivar baxijiao chromosome BXJ2-8, Cavendish_Baxijiao_AAA, whole genome shotgun sequence genome and includes:
- the LOC135619947 gene encoding uncharacterized protein LOC135619947 is translated as MAAPFFSSPFQPYVYQSSQSAVTAFQILGGESQIVQIMLKSQEKLIAKPGAMCYMSGSIQMDNNYIPEHEAGFWQWLFGRSVTSIVLCNLGPEDGFVGIAAPSPARILPIDLANFGGEILCQPDAFLCSVNDVRTISNVDQRPRNFEVGAEVILKQKLVGQGLAFLVGCGSVVQKILAPGEVLIVDAVCIVAMTCTINFQLKHSHPMRRVVFGGDNQLMATLSGPGVVFIQSLPLPRLSQRIARAVAAPSLRDNPKFFMQIALLFFLAYVMIVSSLILTDV